Proteins encoded within one genomic window of Tachysurus vachellii isolate PV-2020 chromosome 16, HZAU_Pvac_v1, whole genome shotgun sequence:
- the LOC132859130 gene encoding zinc finger protein 37-like, with the protein MGSLPLCSVRMLVPPLRLMSAFMWRVVQQQNLEYFDKLEEYILCITRLVPDILSERQRSVLIMGLRAKMILEMCKDEIPTDLKSVRMRLHTAESFNMSKSTGSEVEVLQGRLLKLVISLLEDPVKKEHFFQEVFPHEYGPEFDKALQVLVGHFLSRLEQLLPVPSFKQAAQWLDTESTGWEDLIQMSCDPTLLLPLLQSDYHGNLDRNGLPSVVEERIISSLSLASLTEEDVSSESKADDRSEPSGSMDCASQTDQDVIQDSKIDVSGNVVVTSEQAVCHTETACEDLELLSNNTQEEWDLNENGVDENREEMKKSSQTVSEDDATAEVESSEPNAVITGSEGNGGQMLKVIVPKHLLPAIKQISLPSVLLSRCPSSEPVPLKVVPPSDASSSLNSSVSENTRKLQRRQPRAQHTSTGSYKCVPCKMSFKTHFQASVHQRKRHRKLIYSCPNCEKSFESMKAWTRHRTEHKEEKPQRCTDCGEECVSLQALVAHSKTHNHVVSESMQTSEKAAPPPKPAPGECKFCGETFSPIELRTHLKTHPEFRPHQCDHCGRCFANLSNLLAHISNHTGEKPHVCLNCGKKFFSKSQLKSHMKSHSKERPYCCSYCGKCFHTAGNLNIHTRIHTGEKPYTCIECGKAFCSAGRLQVHRRCHTGEKPYQCDVCGRGFIVSSHRTIHMRSHTGVRPFTCEICGKTFSRRNCWSEHMYSHTDLKPFPCPVCSKSFIRRSHLKRHMQSHSGDQSKAV; encoded by the exons ATGG gctctctccctctgtgctCTGTGCGGATGCTGGTGCCTCCACTGCGTCTCATGTCCGCCTTCATGTGGCGAGTTGTCCAGCAGCAGAACCTGGAGTATTTTGACAAGCTTGAAGAGTACATCCTCTGTATAACAAGATTGGTCCCTGATATTCTGAGCGAAAGACAGAGGAGTGTGCTTATTATGGGACTACGAGCAAAG atgatTCTTGAAATGTGCAAAGATGAGATCCCGACTGACCTAAAGAGTGTCAGGATGCGTCTTCACACTGCTGAGTCATTCAATATGTCTAAG AGCACTGGTTCAGAGGTTGAAGTGTTACAGGGCAGATTGTTAAAGCTGGTCATAAGCCTTCTTGAGGACCCAGTTAAAAAGGAACATTTCTTTCAG GAGGTTTTCCCACATGAGTACGGTCCTGAATTTGACAAAGCACTGCAGGTTCTAGTTGGCCATTTTCTCTCCAGACTGGAACAGCTGCTGCCAGTTCCCAGCTTCAAACAG gcTGCCCAGTGGCTAGATACTGAATCAACAGGGTGGGAGGATTTAATACAGATGAGCTGTGATCCCACCCTCCTGCTTCCCCTGCTACAAAGTGACTATCATGGAAACTTGGATAGAAATG GACTCCCATCTGTCGTGGAGGAAAGAATCATCTCATCTTTGTCTCTTGCTTCTTTGACCGAGGAGGACGTCTCAAGCGAGAGCAAGGCAGATGATCGATCTGAACCATCCGGCAGCATGGACTGTGCCTCACAGACAGACCAGGATGTGATTCAGGACAGTAAGATAGATGTTTCAGGCAACGTCGTTGTCACTTCAGAACAAGCCGTGTGTCATACCGAGACTGCTTGTGAAGACCTGGAATTACTTTCAAACAACACACAAGAAGAATGGGATTTAAATGAGAATGGTGTTGATGAAAACAGAGAGGAGATGAAGAAATCCTCTCAGACAGTAAGTGAGGATGACGCAACAGCAGAGGTTGAAAGCTCTGAGCCAAATGCAGTGATCACTGGATCTGAGGGAAACGGTGGACAGATGCTTAAAGTGATTGTTCCAAAGCATCTGTTACCTGCAATTAAACAGATCAGCCTGCCGTCTGTTTTACTCTCACGCTGTCCAAGCAGTGAACCAGTTCCACTTAA AGTTGTTCCTCCTTCAGACGCCTCGTCCTCCCTGAATTCAAGTGTTTCAG AAAATACCAGAAAGTTGCAGCGGAGGCAGCCAAGAGCACAGCATACTAGTACAGGCAGCTACAAATGTGTGCCCTGTAAAATGagctttaaaacacatttccaGGCTTCTGTGCACCAGCGTAAAAGGCACAGGAAGTTAATTTATTCCTGCCCCAACTGTGAAAAGAGTTTTGAGTCTATGAAGGCTTGGACGAGACACCGAACAGAACACAAAGAAGAAAAGCCCCAGCGGTGCACTGACTGTGGGGAAGAATGTGTGAGTCTGCAGGCTCTAGTGGCCCATTCCAAAACCCATAACCATGTGGTGAGCGAGAGCATGCAGACTTCTGAGAAAGCGGCACCTCCTCCAAAACCAGCACCAGGAGAGTGTAAATTTTGCGGGGAGACGTTTTCTCCGATAGAGCTTAGAACCCACTTAAAAACTCATCCAGAGTTCCGACCTCACCAGTGTGACCACTGCGGGAGGTGTTTTGCCAACCTGAGCAACTTGTTAGCTCACATTTCCAACCACACAGGAGAAAAGCCTCACGTCTGCTTAAACTGCGGCAAGAAGTTCTTCAGCAAGTCGCAGCTAAAGTCCCACATGAAGTCTCATTCGAAAGAGCGACCATACTGCTGCTCTTACTGCGGGAAATGCTTCCACACTGCTGGGAACCTTAACATCCACACCAGGATACACACCGGAGAGAAACCCTACACCTGCATTGAGTGCGGGAAAGCCTTCTGCTCGGCTGGCCGTCTGCAGGTTCACCGCCGATGCCACACTGGAGAGAAACCTTATCAATGCGATGTGTGCGGAAGAGGATTCATCGTGTCCAGTCATCGCACCATACACATGAGGTCACATACTGGGGTGCGACCTTTCACGTGTGAAATCTGCGGCAAAACCTTTTCAAGGAGGAACTGCTGGAGCGAACATATGTACAGTCACACAGACTTAAAACCGTTTCCTTGCCCCGTTTGCTCGAAGAGCTTTATACGGCGTAGCCATTTGAAGAGACACATGCAGAGTCATAGTGGTGACCAAAGCAAAGCTGTTTAG
- the LOC132859029 gene encoding zinc finger protein 497-like gives MMGSVPPISSLRLLVPPLRLMSAFMWKIAQQQHLEHYGKLEEFVSLVTRLVPEVLTSRQKATLVMGLRAKMILEMCRGELPADLETVKSHIKRIQSSHSSKGIDTEADILQANLLTLVLGLLEDPAKKEYFFQEVFPHEYGPEFDQALQVLVGHFLSRLEQLLPVPSFKQTSSWLSACPWEWNEYLESVCRTESLSPLMQIGICGTLEDNALPSIVEDRILSSLSLTDMVITTQTQPSSQGPQDVDRESGPEDGVQDEDVSSGLDGAVAVEYIANDGAMEEDSERQTFEREIKEAIKHLEKESDLSAEVAGSLQSTGEPAVDSELKTTDETAGEITEAEPAEGDIVAEQQTVIPRVAHTKITQPLEVSHTAANRGSDEDGTEQCDPQQILLNEATPGEVAAEAPGSEQSPSNPLAADAPKIAIKSSYVVGRLLHKCLKCGKRFAFRSELHKHQESHRLAASIKCCECGQIFRDTKLLALHRQRGCRMRTYKCIKCGAAFRSLSNWYKHQQAHKVVCTHKCPECGKVFQSLTGLVAHRREHMGPAVNGVYTCDKCDMTFGSYRGRVLHQRVHTDKSKQPSRKEREPGKCRFCDESFVLLSDLRVHLKTHPEYRPHQCDQCGKCFALHHSLLAHLSNHTGDKPYLCTQCGKRFFSKVQLKSHMRCHSGERPHMCPHCGKCFSLLGNLNIHVRIHTGEKPYLCRHCGKGFISAGELQVHERSHTGEKPYCCSICDKRFVVSSHLTAHKRVHTGERPYSCTQCSKTFIRRYDWNKHMYTHSGVKPFPCTICQKSYTRRTHLNRHMQSHGAGH, from the exons ATGATGG GTTCTGTCCCACCGATTTCCTCACTGCGCTTACTGGTTCCACCTTTACGGTTAATGTCTGCCTTTATGTGGAAAATTGCCCAACAGCAACATCTGGAACATTATGGAAAACTAGAAGAATTTGTCTCCTTAGTCACAAGGCTCGTCCCAGAGGTGTTAACCAGCAGACAGAAGGCCACGCTGGTAATGGGGCTCAGAGCAAAG ATGATTCTTGAGATGTGCCGAGGTGAACTACCGGCAGACCTTGAGACCGTGAAGTCACATATCAAGAGAATTCAATCTTCTCATTCGTCAAAG GGAATTGATACAGAGGCAGACATCTTGCAGGCAAACCTTCTAACTCTTGTACTGGGTCTGCTGGAAGATCCTGCCAAAAAGGAGTACTTCTTTCAG GAGGTGTTCCCACATGAGTATGGTCCAGAATTTGATCAAGCACTGCAAGTCCTGGTTGGCCATTTTCTTTCTAGACTGGAACAGCTGCTTCCAGTACCCAGTTTTAAACAG ACTTCATCGTGGCTCAGTGCCTGTCCCTGGGAGTGGAATGAGTACCTGGAGTCTGTGTGCAGGACAGAGAGTTTATCACCCTTGATGCAAATTGGCATTTGTGGGACTTTGGAGGATAATG CACTCCCATCGATTGTGGAGGACAGAATCCTCTCCTCATTGTCCCTAACCGACATGGTGATAACTACCCAAACCCAGCCTTCCTCCCAGGGGCCTCAGGATGTGGACAGGGAGAGTGGCCCAGAAGATGGTGTCCAGGATGAAGATGTCAGTTCAGGTCTTGATGGAGCTGTAGCTGTAGAATACATAGCCAATGATGGTGCAATGGAGGAAGATTCTGAGAGGCAGACCTTTGAGAGAGAGATCAAGGAGGCTATTAAACATTTGGAAAAGGAGAGCGATTTGTCAGCGGAGGTGGCTGGGAGTCTTCAGAGCACAGGGGAGCCAGCAGTTGACTCAGAATTGAAGACTACTGATGAAACAGCAGGTGAAATAACTGAAGCAGAACCTGCAGAAGGAGATATTGTAGCTGAACAGCAGACTGTGATTCCCAGAGTTGCGCACACAAAGATCACTCAACCACTGGAGGtttcacacactgcagcaaacagagggagtgatgaggatggaacTGAACAATGTGATCCGCAGCA GATTCTTTTGAACGAAGCCACTCCAGGAG AAGTAGCTGCTGAAGCACCAGGATCAGAGCAGTCTCCCAGCAATCCATTGGCAGCTGATGCCCCAAAGATAGCTATTAAGAGTTCTTACGTCGTTGGCAGGCTTTTACACAAGTGTCTAAAATGTGGCAAGCGTTTTGCTTTTCGTTCCGAGCTCCATAAACACCAGGAGAGTCACCGACTTGCAGCATCCATCAAGTGCTGTGAATGTGGGCAGATTTTCAGAGATACGAAACTCCTGGCTCTGCACCGGCAGAGAGGCTGTCGTATGAGGACGTACAAATGCATCAAGTGTGGGGCAGCCTTCCGGTCTCTGTCAAACTGGTACAAACACCAGCAGGCCCACAAAGTGgtgtgcacacacaaatgcCCGGAGTGTGGGAAGGTGTTTCAGAGTCTTACAGGTTTAGTGGCTCACAGACGAGAGCACATGGGTCCTGCAGTAAACGGTGTTTACACCTGTGACAAGTGCGACATGACTTTTGGCTCATATCGAGGCAGGGTGCTGCACCAGAGGGTCCATACAGATAAATCCAAGCAGCCTTCTCGAAAGGAACGTGAACCGGGAAAGTGCCGCTTCTGCGATGAGTCGTTTGTCCTGCTCAGCGATTTGAGAGTCCATCTGAAAACTCACCCCGAGTACAGACCACATCAGTGCGACCAGTGTGGGAAGTGCTTCGCGCTGCACCACAGTCTGCTTGCACATCTCTCAAACCACACAGGAGACAAGCCATACCTCTGTACGCAGTGCGGCAAGCGCTTCTTCAGCAAGGTCCAGCTGAAATCGCACATGAGATGTCACTCAGGTGAGCGGCCACACATGTGCCCTCACTGCGGGAAATGTTTCTCACTGCTGGGCAACCTGAACATACACGTACGGATCCATACTGGCGAGAAGCCCTACTTGTGCCGTCATTGCGGAAAAGGCTTTATCTCTGCCGGAGAGCTGCAGGTGCATGAGCGTAGTCACACTGGTGAGAAGCCCTACTGCTGCAGCATTTGTGATAAAAGATTTGTGGTGTCGAGCCACCTGACGGCTCACAAGCGCGTCCACACAGGGGAGCGCCCATACTCCTGCACTCAGTGTAGCAAGACCTTCATACGGCGATATGACTGGAATAAACACATGTATACTCACTCAGGAGTGAAGCCCTTCCCCTGTACTATCTGCCAAAAGAGCTACACACGTCGCACACACTTGAACAGACACATGCAGAGCCACGGCGCAGGCCATTAG
- the LOC132859094 gene encoding zinc finger protein 99-like, whose protein sequence is MQALEEQLGSVLFVRCVLPPLRLLCAAVWHLIQQEAVIHYGMLEEFVSLITDTLPDLLSYRQKTQLTMGLRAKHVLELCGMEPPADPVTVQADLQRIETLVALHKELAAGDTHVEESGNNFVALVQFLMKDPAERSIFFKDVYPTQYGVKFNTALQKLMWLFLSRLENALPQPTLEEVAHLLSTAPTVMEECVQSLSQPQQMRNVLKYQREANVEIKDTTPSWSTSPDDCILSCLSSPQLIQILLREQTPLDTQAELGLDYVPSYCQEVQVESVFITQYIQNELETSISEGNDDSIQCDAQESKDCDPANTKNSTEVVYEDIESVDLHTVDTEVVERSEKQDPVNVSLVDVETADGKEESLTPQEEKRMVKNQKEATESFSLYKIKQSFVKLDMLDLSRTQFSKTFNPGPQKRGHGRPKKNPQNKTPCRKKKEEKNVMVQCASINKLTGLKNGVSSIVPALKKKYTLVNGASGEYACSLCSFRDGEEIQLHHHLIVHHPEEYKQLCVAENGEEHQDDVSVPHQSENQNNSVGKIRFYRGVSVCKTCPTCGKTFTRSSDMRRHQVSHTADRPFLCRNCGKTFRYPFDLRRHQQTVCAHKDYVVVYRRNGEVTEDGNEEIKVDDSGATCQDPHNSIISSEKAECLSSDSVISPGSGIQPRSVMSVSDESEQTHGSSSIPINSHSKRHLRSPSSNHPHKCSQCDKGFKYSYNLKKHEDVCEGKSQCTGSIQCLSTERESDASEPGTGVSPDALLQESLCMNEQEQQGNAAQSIKCDSFPAVSVRRNVKRCKDAGLLMKHEQIRASSERCFKCVKCDTLFNTVLEVQKHVQVHWGEDPLQCSQCGKYCLSQSELARHALAHEKGSKHPCFLCSETFERLDSLREHYLNVHDFRGPYQCSKCDKTHTDLKATVKHMKTHTEERPYQCSHCSKSFKQRGALNVHAKIHSGDKPFLCEECGKCFSSNISLQRHSVSHKTERPYTCPQCKHRFKTRYALRSHLLKHTTGASIPCEFCGKMFFRASALNRHHRTHTGERPYNCPKCTKTFLTKGEVAKHMRYHTGERPFQCTLCSKTFTQTCYLSVHMRIHTGERPYKCSICKRAFVCNTHLKRHMLVHTQERPFSCDCGKAFNQAHSLKVHQRSQCLLRKK, encoded by the exons ATGCAGGCCCTGGAAGAACAATTGG GTAGTGTGCTGTTTGTACGCTGTGTGCTGCCTCCTCTCAGGCTGCTCTGTGCTGCTGTATGGCACCTGATCCAGCAGGAAGCAGTCATACACTATGGCATGCTGGAGGAGTTTGTGTCTctcatcacagacacactccctGATCTGCTGAGCTACAGACAGAAGACTCAGCTCACCATGGGGCTCAGAGCAAAG catGTTCTGGAGTTATGTGGCATGGAGCCTCCAGCTGATCCGGTTACAGTTCAGGCCGATTTACAGCGGATTGAGACCCTTGTTGCACTTCACAAGGAACTGGCG GCAGGTGATACACATGTGGAAGAATCTGGAAATAACTTTGTGGCTCTGGTGCAGTTTTTAATGAAGGATCCAGCTGAGAGAAGCATCTTCTTTAAG GATGTGTATCCCACACAGTATGGTGTGAAGTTCAATACAGCGTTACAGAAGCTGATGTGGCTGTTCCTGTCTAGACTAGAAAATGCTCTTCCCCAGCCTACTCTAGAGGAG gttgcCCATTTGCTCAGCACTGCCCCTACAGTCATGGAGGAATGTGTTCAGTCTCTTTCACAACCTCAGCAAATGAGAAACGTTCTTAAATACCAAAGAGAAGCCAATGTAGAAATTAAAg ACACTACACCATCATGGTCCACCTCTCCTGATGACTGCATCCTCTCCTGTCTCAGCAGTCCTCAATTAATACAAATTCTTCTCAGAGAACAGACGCCTTTAGACACCCAGGCCGAGTTGGGGCTTGATTACGTTCCTTCATATTGCCAAGAGGTCCAGGTAGAATCAGTTTTCATTACGCAGTACATTCAGAATGAACTGGAGACGAGCATATCTGAGGGAAATGATGACAGCATACAGTGTGATGCACAAGAATCTAAAGATTGTGATCCAGCAAACACTAAAAATTCTACAGAAGTTGTTTATGAAGACATCGAGTCCGTGGACCTGCACACTGTGGACACTGAGGTGGTCGAAAGATCTGAAAAGCAAGATCCTGTCAATGTCAGTCTTGTGGACGTGGAAACTGCTGATGGCAAAGAGGAATCCCTAACTCctcaagaagagaagagaatggTGAAGAATCAGAAGGAGGCAACAGAGTCATTCAGCTTGTACAAGATTAAACAATCTTTTGTTAAACTAGATATGCTTGATCTTTCTCGTACACAATTTTCTAAGACTTTTAACCCCGGACCACAAAAACGAGGTCATGGCCGGCCAAAGAAGAATCCTCAGAATAAAACACCATgcaggaagaagaaagaagagaaaaatgttATGGTTCAGTGTGCATCAATTAACAA GCTTACAGGACTCAAAAATGGTGTCTCCAGCATTGTTCCAGCGCTAAAGAAGAAAT ATACACTAGTAAATGGGGCATCTGGGGAATATGCCTGCTCGCTGTGCTCCTTCCGGGATGGTGAAGAGATCCAGCTGCACCACCACCTCATCGTTCATCATCCAGAAGAATACAAGCAGCTTTGTGTGGCAGAAAATGGTGAGGAGCATCAGGACGACGTGAGCGTACCTCATCAATCAGAAAACCAGAATAACTCTGTCGGTAAAATTCGGTTCTACAGAGGCGTATCAGTCTGTAAAACATGCCCCACTTGCGGCAAAACGTTTACCCGAAGCTCAGATATGAGAAGACATCAAGTGTCTCATACAGCTGATCGTCCTTTCCTATGCCGGAATTGTGGTAAGACCTTCAGGTACCCCTTTGATTTGAGGAGACATCAGCAGACTGTGTGTGCACATAAAGATTATGTGGTGGTGTACCGGAGAAATGGTGAAGTCACAGAGGATGGAAATGAAGAAATCAAGGTGGATGATTCAGGAGCAACATGCCAGGACCCCCACAACTCTATTATATCTAGTGAGAAAGCAGAATGTTTAAGTTCAGACTCTGTCATAAGTCCTGGGTCTGGAATTCAGCCCAGATCTGTGATGTCAGTAAGTGATGAATCAGAGCAGACACATGGTTCAAGCTCAATCCCAATCAACTCGCACTCAAAACGGCACTTAAGGTCCCCTTCATCCAACCATCCTCATAAGTGCTCTCAGTGTGACAAAGGCTTCAAGTATTCCTACAACCTCAAAAAACATGAGGATGTTTGTGAAGGGAAAAGTCAGTGCACGGGTTCAATACAGTGCCTTTCTACAGAGCGAGAGTCTGACGCATCTGAACCTGGAACTGGTGTCTCTCCGGATGCTTTACTTCAAGAATCTTTATGTATGAATGAGCAAGAACAACAGGGGAATGCAGCTCAATCCATAAAGTGTGATTCGTTTCCTGCAGTCAGTGTGAGAAGAAATGTAAAGAGATGTAAAGATGCTGGATTGCTAATGAAGCATGAGCAGATTCGTGCCAGTAGTGAGCGATGCTttaagtgtgtgaaatgtgataCTTTGTTCAATACAGTGCTTGAGGTCCAGAAGCATGTTCAGGTTCATTGGGGTGAGGACCCACTGCAGTGTTCTCAGTGTGGTAAGTACTGCCTGAGCCAAAGTGAACTAGCGAGGCATGCTTTGGCACACGAGAAAGGGAGCAAGCATCCCTGCTTTTTATGCTCAGAGACTTTCGAGAGGCTTGACTCGCTGAGGGAGCACTACCTCAATGTCCATGATTTCAGAGGACCCTACCAGTGTTCCAAGTGCGATAAAACTCACACGGACCTCAAGGCTACAGTTAAACACATGAAGACGCATACTGAGGAGCGGCCTTACCAGTGTTCTCATTGCTCAAAGAGCTTCAAACAGCGTGGTGCACTCAATGTACATGCAAAAATTCACTCCGGGGACAAGCCTTTCCTCTGTGAGGAGTGTGGGAAATGCTTTAGCAGCAACATCAGTCTGCAGAGGCACTCTGTGTCCCACAAAACAGAAAGACCGTACACATGCCCTCAGTGCAAGCATCGCTTTAAAACACGATACGCACTCCGTAGCCATTTGCTGAAGCATACGACAGGAGCGAGCATACCCTGCGAGTTCTGCGGTAAGATGTTCTTCCGAGCATCCGCACTGAACAGACACCACCGGACCCACACAGGAGAGAGACCGTACAACTGCCCTAAATGCACCAAGACGTTCCTGACCAAGGGCGAGGTTGCGAAACACATGCGCTATCATACAGGAGAGCGGCCCTTCCAATGTACGCTCTGCTCCAAGACCTTCACACAGACGTGCTACCTGAGCGTCCACATGCGGATACACACGGGAGAGCGGCCTTACAAGTGCAGCATTTGTAAAAGAGCTTTTGTTTGCAACACACACTTGAAAAGACACATGTTAGTGCATACACAGGAAAGGCCATTCAGCTGTGACTGTGGAAAGGCTTTTAATCAGGCACATTCTTTAAAAGTGCATCAGAGAAGTCAGTGTCTCTTACGAAAGAAATAG